The window CGATTTACTTAAAAGCTGGAGAAAAAGTTATGGTGCTTTTAGTAAACAAAACCTTATCTTCTTTTGTCCTTTTTTTATATACTTTATGAACTTTTTTTCCCCCTTTAATTTTCACCCCTTCCGATTGCTTTTTCTCAGTAAAAAAAAGTACAGTTTTGGATTCTGTGAATCAGGCCCTTTTTGATGTCGCCATAGAGCCACTCATTGATCCACCGTTCTTCTTCATGGCCTACTACGAACATTGGGATTTGGTGGAGGTGGAGACTAAGCTATCACATCGTCAGAATGATtattcttttccttctctttttggTGAAGATGTTAGGAAATCATCGACATGTCTTTCTTGTTTTGGGGAATCTTTGAAGAGTTTAGGAGAGCATGATAATAAGACTGTACATCTTATCTTGGTTGGAAGAGGAAACAGAATCAtggaattgagagagagagagagagagagagtgacaggaggtggcacacaTCTGCACTAAGATAAGCCCTGCCCTGAGTTGAGGTTGATGCAGGACATGCATATGGTTATGAGCAACACTCGTTAAGTAGGTGTGACCACAATTCATCTTTAGGTGTTGCTTGGATGCTCATTCTTATCTCCTACCGTATTTGGCTTAAGTCAATCATATGCACCCAACAAAGTGATTTGATTGAGGTGTTGTCTAAATCAagcattttaattataaaaatgttTGATTGGAGAAGTAGCAAAGTATGAAGCAACAAAAGGAAGGATTGTTGAAAACTCAAGCAACAAAGTCCAAGTTGAGAGTGCCACAAAGATGATACCATCCTTCCATTCTTGGAATGCTTTGTTTATTATGTCCAAGAGGGGTTTAGAAGAGGAAATATTCCTCTTAGAGAGAAGAAGATGGTCGGAAATGTGTCAAGCTCAACCCCCACCACCACCCTTCAATCTACTAATGCCCATGGTTTGGTGCAATTCCCATTTTCCCTAGTAGTAGACCCCAAGCATTGAGAAAGCCAAATCATGATGATTCTGAAAGCTATTATTTTACATAATAAAGAAGAAAGGGACAATCCACATGCACTtgtttttttcttccttcttaaGCATCACCTTTGAAGCTAATCATTGGCTTGCTTAGCAAAGGATAGTAGTCTCAATTGGATCCCACAAATGACAACAATCCTGGAATTCTGAGGCTACAAAAAGTGGTATGGCCTCAGTTCGAGTCTAACATTTTATTTAGTTCATTTCACTGGTTGGTCAAGAGAATAGCAAATAATATATTTTGGTGTGAAACTGTGTTACTATCATCGAGTTGAATTCATACATGAATTCTTTTTTCTTGTGTTGGTAAGTATACTATGAGGCAATTCGTAGATGATAACTTGACATTCTTATCTAAATCAAGTGTTGTTGAGGCATTCATTTTGTTTCTAGGATGAagaagcatctgttcatataaaaGATTACTGGGCTTCATATGGCCCTATCATTGGAAAATATAATTATGCTTTGTCAAAATGATCACCATTCGATCGAATCATTTTCTAGCTTTTTGTTTTTTTCCAACTTGTAACataataaaaattagaaaatatttcACCTCAATCAGATTTGAACTCAGTATTCAGAAAAAAATTGAGTTCATATAGTTGATGTCAAATAGGAAACGCTGCAATGTGTCAATTTGATCTGCATCCATCACACTGGGGTGTGTGCAATCAATGGGCGTACTGCCATGGCCAAGTCATGTTccaggaaggaggaagaagaccaagcagcagcagaagcaacGTGGAAAACAAGCACAAAGAAGAATCCTAtgacctctctctctttctctctctccataGATGTCAAGCAGCTAGCAGATGATGGAAAGGTCAGTCATGGAGGGCAGGTGCAGTAGGCACCCAGCTAGCGAACAGGCCGCAGGAGTCTGCCCCTTCTGCCTGACCGAGAGGCTGGCTCATCTCTCTGCAGCTTCTTCTGCAACAGCCACTGTTGCTTCTTCCAACACCTCTTCGCCAGGGAAGTCTCCTGCCTCCAACTTCTCTTCTGCTATCGCTTCTCCTCCCCGCCGAGAACTCAGGCCACCACTGCCGAGGCACAGCCCCTTGATGGCTTCGATGCAGAAAGAAGAGAGCCACAAGGAGAAGAACCGGAAGAAGGCAACGAGAAAGAAGTGGAGCTTTTGGTCCAAGATGATGACCGGATCATCagagaggagaagagaggtggAGGGAGATCAGCTCCACTCTTAGACTGATGCCAACTGGTTGGCAGGAAACTTCTGCACATTATGTACATAAACTGATCTCCCTCTGTTCATCAAAATCCATGAGattgtgtagagagagagagagaagcttgtGTTCTGATACATATAACGAGCAATTCTCTAGAATCAATAAAACTGGAAAGTTCAGCTCAAGATCATGGATTTGGTTTGTGTCAAGATACATCCTTCACAGGAAATGCAATTTGATCTACATGGGTCCAttaatagctttttttttttttgtaaaaatgttCATGTAATGATTTATATACAATTTcaataaatttctttttctctttttctcagcACCTAACCCActataaaatccaaaaaaaaaaaaacttattgagTTAGATGATTTGGATTAACACAAATCCTCAAACAACTATATATTTCTTTATTGAAGAATCTTTTTCCataaaagtaaagaaaaaaaatataattccaTAAATTACAGCAaaaagaaagcaataagcttctgctttagtttttctttttttccaagaTGATGAAAGTAATAAAtaagtcaaaagaaaaaaaaacaaaaaacaaaaagcaTTGAACCAAagatctttccttttctttttttaccaaaaaataaaagacgAAAAATTACTTTTCCTAAAGTTTGGTGaataattatatatcaaaaaataaatcggaagaaaaagaaaagataatttGGCCATGTCGGTGCCGCAAGCGGCGCACCTTCTCGACCACGCTTTAGAGGACGACGACCGGAGACTTCCTCGGTGGGGATGCTGCAAGTACCTCGCATTAATGGAGGACATGAGATCGGTCGATCCCACAAGGTTGCATCACAACGCTTGCTCTCGAACACAAAGCCTCCCACGAATCCGTTCATCTTTCATTGATCGGGACAAATAGTGATGAACTGTGAGTGAGTACTCACTGTTCTTTCCTTCCATCTGTCTCATCTTGACGATCCGCCTTTGCTGGAACACAAATCCATGGGGTCTCCGCATTGGTCCATGCAATCATATAGGGATCAACCGGAAAGATCAAACGATGATGACCATTAATTTTCTCAGGGTTCTCTCAGATTCGCACTGGCCCAGATGTTGCGTGTCACTGTAACGCGAAGTTGACTAGCTGTTTCCTACTGAAtcccccgagagagagagagagagagagagagagagacagatgcCGACCATCACATGGGCACAGCACAAGATCAGAAGCAGCAGGAGGAGAGGGAGACGAGGCTCTTCTCTCACATCCTCTAGTTCTTTGCTtcagctttctctctctctcttttatcctCGTGTCACATGAAGGCTTTCCCCGCTGGCGCAATTTGGAATGAGATGTCACGAGAGTTGTGTAGCAGAGCAATACAGCAGAAGCAAGGAATCACTTCCCCTCGTTATCCTGCCTTCTTCGAATCATCTTCTGTTGCAGGAAGGGTTATTTAGGGATAAGACAAAGACAAAATGCACGAAAGATCTAATAATAGATTACAGTTCTTGATATGAGAGGTAAGAGAGATTGAGGATGAGGTGATTGACACTGGCAACAACCAGTTCAATGGGACCAAATAAATTCCACCAAAATGACATCTCATCTTCCCAAGTACACAGCTTCAGCATACATTAAACAACATATAATAAGCTTAATCCTGACTTGGACATAAGTCGATCACAGTGGCTGTAGCTCTCACCTGTCCTCCTGCTTGTAAAGTGAAGACCAAAACTTGCATTGTCTTCTTCCTCTGAAAACAATACAGCCAACTCTTACACTTGCATGTATGGTAGCATCACTGCCCACTAGTGCTAATGAAAGCTGAGTCCTCAGACACCAACATACTCTCTGTCACACTTGCTTGCTTGGACAATCATATAAATATTCTTCATTTATCACACTAAAATTCCTTAGCAAGTAAAGTGAAGAAAGAATGTAGCACTTATCTCATTGTATTCCTGGGATGTGTTCATTACTTTTTGTAAGAATGCTGACCCAGCCTCCAACCTTGGATAGTCAATCATCTGTCAGGAAAAAAATATAGTGCATGTAAAGGATAATAAAGTCAGCCTTTGCTATCTGCAAGTCATAGATTCTTGACCAATGGGGTCAAACAAAATAAATGTGTCCATCTGTGATCTGCTACTGATGCATCAGAAAATATAAGCAAATTATATGGGTAGCTTTTTTGCTATGCATTCATATTCTGCATCCTCGGACCATTCGTCTAAATGCAGCCAATCTAACATTCCCTGTAATAACCTGGTGATTAAGAAGATAAAAAATGCTTCATGTAGAAGAAGAGATAAATTGTTGAGCTGATTTCCATCCGAGATCAGGATGCTCATCCACTGGGTAGTCTATCTAAATTGATGGTTGGTCTGAAAAGTGTCCCCATCTCCTGCAGCAGAAGGCCACATTCATGAACTGGAGATCTCAGATAAACAAAGTATGAGATCTGCTGCTGCTTCATCTTGCTTGTAAGACAGGCAAGATCTTTCTCAGACAGATTACTCACCTAAACCGATAATTAATGCCTAGATGTTGTCCTTTATGCTGAGATCTACCTCGACATGCAGCCATCCTCATGCCTCATTAACCCTCCACATTGTTCCTATTGTCCCAACACCACACAGCCATAATAGATGATTGAGAAAGCCAAGGTGGAAGAGTTTTGACTTCCGGTGCTGCAAAGCCCTGATTTCAGTGATCAGGTTCCGAGGAGCATGAAAATTTTGTTTTTGATTCttcaagaagcttgctttagtgacAAGCTTTGGTGTTATCAAGAAATTTATGTTGTAGTATATCCaattttttatatgaatgtaTATGATGGATGGGAGATAGCAATGCAGAAACTCACCGCAAATATAGCTACAGTAAGAATGATCAAACAGTGGGAGCAAAATAAggtggaaacaaaagcaagagaaaAGGGAAGGCATAGAAATTGCACAGGTTTCTTGATGTTACGTCGATATAGTCATAAATGTTGGGTATTAAGATGCCATTTTTTTTTTACTGCGTTCGATGGCTGGTGCCGATTTGGGAGAACAGGGGAGGGGCTACTATGGGAATAGAAGCGGGGGGAGGGAGGGGCACAGTGGGAACGGCAGTGTGGCGGTGCTGGCACTGGAAGAAGGACAGTTGGAAAgcctctcttctcctctctctctttctctctctatctctctctctctctctctctctcacgcactCTATCCCATTCATCCACATTTCCTTCCTTCTTTCTCTGTTGGTTTCTTTGTTTTCTCCTCTGCCTTCTCCCTTTATAAAGTGGCACGCAGAGCAGGACCAGAGCGAGTGACAAGGAAGGGAAAACGGGCAGGATGCAGCGGCGCAGGTCGACGCCGGCCGGACTCTGGGCCCTGCGGTGGGCCCTGACCTGCGCCATCGGCGCCATCGCCGTCGGCGCGCTCGTGGCCGTCCACGTGTTCCTCCTGCCCTCCGCCGCCGTCCCCGACGCCTTCAAGCTCACCAaggcatctcctcctcctcctcttctgtttcttctcttctctttccctTTCATTGTTTTTGTGCTTCTCCGCCTTAAAGATGTCTTCTTTCCTACATGTCTGGCTTTCTTGATTCTTGGAAGGTGATCTAGGTCTAAAAAGTTGACATTTTCTTGATTCGTTTCTTGTAATCTTTGCTATCCCCATGCCCGTTATTATTTGGGCACGGATTTGCTTGTTCTTTAATCAATCTCCGATGGATATGATCCTCACGAGGAAAAAGATTTTGGGGCTTGGGTTTGCTGACCCTTCTTGTTGCCCACATCATGTGATACGATTTGAGTTTGGTGGTGTGTTTTCGTTTAGCAACGTGAGGTGGGATACCGGCGAAAGGCGAGCGAACTCAGCTGGACGCAGGAGATCGCGCCACCCCAACTTGCCAAGCTTAAGATTTCCACTCAGAAGGTGATCCCGTACCACATTTTCCAGAATGTTGGTTTGCATCTGTTGTTAGCAGATTGTCGTGTTCTTGTAATatctttttcttgatattttgatGTATGACGGTGCTCTATGGCGAAGATAGTGTTGCCGTCTATTTTGTTGATCTCGTTTCCTCCATATCTGGCAGGTGGGCAGCGTGAGGGAGGGAGATTCCGGTTTCGAGAAGCTGTGGAAGCCTCCTTCGAATCGTTATTTTGTGCCCTGTGTGGCTCCCAGCTCTTCTTATCTTCGTGAGAGAACACTACTTGTCGATTTCTTGGTCTCTTAGCTGCATATTTTCTTGCTATCATCTTGTGATTTACCAACCTTTTTTGTCAACGTGATATTTTTGCAGCTCCAACGCGGTCAAGGGGCTACTTGCTAGTTCATGCCAATGGGGGGCTAAACCAAATGCGGGCTGGGGTATGTAGTGGTTGCTTTCTCTCAACTGGGTATTTTGTTGTTGGCTTTCATTGGGGACCTGATGCAAACCTGCCTATGTTTGACATAGCAGCAGAAGTGAACCCACCCAATCTTTAGAAAATGATGGCTTGAAAAGAGATCTTGATGTCAGCCTAATTGGTATCCTACATGCAGTTTCATGCCCCCTACCTAGTCCTTTTTGCTTGCCTCGTTCAAATCTCAATATCCAATTTATTAGATGTGGGATCACTAGTCATATATTC of the Musa acuminata AAA Group cultivar baxijiao chromosome BXJ3-2, Cavendish_Baxijiao_AAA, whole genome shotgun sequence genome contains:
- the LOC135631594 gene encoding uncharacterized protein LOC135631594 gives rise to the protein MEGRCSRHPASEQAAGVCPFCLTERLAHLSAASSATATVASSNTSSPGKSPASNFSSAIASPPRRELRPPLPRHSPLMASMQKEESHKEKNRKKATRKKWSFWSKMMTGSSERRREVEGDQLHS